In Microvenator marinus, one genomic interval encodes:
- a CDS encoding tRNA (5-methylaminomethyl-2-thiouridine)(34)-methyltransferase MnmD — translation MPSESSPRLEWFETEDGSRTLRDLELNVTYRSSHGAQTESQHVFVNPVAGRKESLKVFEFGFGLGTNFVELRRAHPGPFTYKAVEHRPLPRVWEDVLGWDATLPLKVGGVQLEVQCKEFAMVELESDFDVVFHDPFGPSANPDAWSVEVFEREFNALSPHGILLTYSSAGHVRRALEDVGFRVLKRPGPGRKREVIAALKSDAARELWAL, via the coding sequence ATGCCTTCTGAATCCTCGCCTAGACTGGAGTGGTTTGAGACCGAAGACGGTTCGCGAACGCTCCGAGACCTTGAGCTCAATGTGACGTATCGCTCGTCGCATGGCGCCCAGACCGAAAGCCAGCACGTTTTTGTAAATCCAGTGGCGGGACGCAAAGAATCGCTCAAAGTGTTTGAGTTTGGTTTTGGGCTCGGCACGAACTTCGTGGAGCTCCGGCGCGCACATCCCGGGCCGTTCACCTACAAGGCTGTGGAACATCGGCCACTGCCAAGAGTCTGGGAGGATGTCCTCGGTTGGGACGCTACGCTCCCATTGAAGGTTGGCGGCGTGCAGCTCGAGGTTCAGTGCAAGGAGTTCGCTATGGTCGAGTTAGAGTCAGACTTTGACGTCGTGTTTCACGACCCGTTTGGTCCATCAGCAAACCCTGATGCGTGGTCCGTCGAGGTGTTTGAGCGTGAGTTCAATGCCCTTTCGCCGCACGGCATATTGCTCACGTATTCGTCCGCGGGTCATGTAAGGCGCGCGCTTGAGGACGTGGGTTTTCGGGTGCTGAAGAGGCCAGGCCCCGGGAGGAAGAGAGAGGTGATCGCGGCGTTGAAGTCCGACGCGGCTCGGGAGCTGTGGGCGTTATGA
- a CDS encoding FAD-dependent oxidoreductase, with amino-acid sequence MSDSSRVALIGAGVAGFCVYRAMKDAGLEVLWFGAVNGSQRPPAALMHAFPGRSFDVPSELHDAFSVALKWCEREFESVAVQVERHLEPGSREERSFHRVKDRFPDLLQWELSGEYLRYSPAYVVDLRAMSTSGLIDEEVEAVVVREAGIEVIASKTYHVDALVVCPGAALSDWWECRHTIYGGEFVSTREYHPNHVWSDDAHYLPTKDGCTLGFTFLEDGVLRSDLEVLEEFRRRSGLGLEDGEVWRGRRVVHHDRQPICGEITPRVWLLGALGARGLLLSPFLSECIRGQVLGQARKVPALFDVNRSEGKLGPKIRLAPGDLG; translated from the coding sequence ATGAGCGATTCTTCACGAGTCGCTCTCATCGGCGCGGGCGTAGCCGGTTTTTGTGTGTACCGAGCCATGAAAGATGCCGGGCTCGAGGTGTTGTGGTTTGGAGCCGTCAACGGCTCCCAGCGGCCTCCAGCAGCCCTTATGCACGCTTTTCCTGGGCGTTCGTTCGATGTGCCATCCGAACTCCACGATGCGTTTAGCGTGGCTCTCAAGTGGTGTGAGCGCGAGTTCGAATCCGTGGCTGTCCAAGTGGAGCGTCATCTTGAGCCGGGTTCTCGCGAAGAGAGGTCATTTCATCGCGTGAAGGACCGGTTTCCCGATCTGCTCCAATGGGAGCTCTCGGGCGAGTATTTGCGCTACAGTCCCGCCTATGTGGTTGATTTGCGGGCCATGAGCACGTCAGGTCTCATCGATGAAGAAGTTGAGGCGGTCGTTGTTCGCGAAGCGGGAATCGAAGTGATTGCGTCCAAGACCTACCACGTGGACGCGCTCGTCGTTTGTCCCGGCGCGGCGCTTTCAGATTGGTGGGAGTGTCGGCACACGATTTACGGTGGGGAGTTCGTCTCCACGCGCGAGTACCATCCAAATCACGTGTGGTCCGATGACGCCCACTACTTACCCACCAAAGACGGCTGCACGCTTGGATTTACGTTCCTCGAAGACGGCGTCTTAAGATCAGACCTGGAAGTTCTAGAAGAGTTTCGGAGGCGGTCAGGGCTTGGGCTTGAAGACGGAGAGGTCTGGCGGGGGCGGCGTGTGGTCCATCACGACCGGCAGCCGATATGTGGAGAAATCACCCCGCGAGTTTGGCTCTTGGGCGCGCTCGGCGCGCGCGGACTCTTGCTTTCGCCATTTCTGAGCGAATGCATTCGGGGCCAGGTGCTCGGCCAGGCCCGCAAAGTCCCGGCGCTCTTTGATGTCAATCGAAGCGAAGGCAAGTTAGGCCCCAAGATTCGATTAGCTCCAGGGGACCTTGGATAG